In Daucus carota subsp. sativus chromosome 4, DH1 v3.0, whole genome shotgun sequence, one DNA window encodes the following:
- the LOC108192267 gene encoding formin-like protein 8 — MSADKVSSSPLSHVEIIAATTACTLLVAGIIFYVVFRRAIAREREKNKSASSFRREVDVEHMNCIQGVRTLEKIVVDANGKEVVYMQKVEGGQLRCFSTIWFNPLDEAEKRENKLQISEPLQDKHMELPGSGLSTLQQNSQPERETPPLLTPPPPPPPPPLMKAISRAPPPPPPPRILAKRDPSEPPPRQSPGALVSPLKPPTAPRFQVHNKGRAEALTQGSSTTKSGIHKKMKPLHWEKVNADVDHSLVWKEINDGSLRFDDEVIEALFGYHAANNNLLEPKNLLSSSGSSISTPPAQIFILDPRKSQNTAIVLKSLAISSKEIIDALLEGCGLSADTLEKLTKISPTPEDQAKILKFNGNSTQLAYAESFLYQILTNVPTAFIRFNAMLFRSNYDPDILHLKDSLQTLEYGCKELRAGGVFYKLLEAILKAGNRMNAGTERGNAQGFNLNALRKLSYLKSSDGVTTLLHFVVEQVARAEGKHVAIKRDHGSESSSTRDSEDNVQDSCCPIDLEDTYKDHLMLGLPVLSDLGNKFSNVKKAATIDPDTFINGCSSLTLRVAEIKKAVTQCGNYEKGDFEKEMKGFIEKCEEELNVVREEETRIMHLVLRTTKFYQAGISKDKGANPLQIFIFVKEFLDMVDQTCVDIIRKQRKKSVRAVESSPPLSPSTSTRAAVMFQSLQQDFQAEKSGSTSSSGSEDDF; from the exons ATGTCTGCAGATAAGGTATCTTCATCACCTTTATCGCATGTTGAAATCATAGCTGCAACAACGGCATGCACTTTACTTGTTGCTGGTATCATCTTCTATGTGGTATTCAGACGTGCTATTGCTCGAGAACGTGAGAAAAATAAATCTGCTTCAAGCTTTCGACGAGAAGTGGATGTGGAGCACATGAACTGCATTCAGGGTGTTAGAACTTTGGAAAAGATAGTTGTTGATGCTAATGGGAAGGAAGTGGTGTATATGCAAAAAGTTGAAGGAGGACAACTTAGATGTTTTTCTACAATTTGGTTCAATCCTTTGGATGAAGCAGAGAAGAGGGAGAATAAATTGCAAATATCTGAGCCACTCCAAGATAAGCACATGGAACTGCCAGGTTCTGGTCTGAGTACTCTTCAGCAGAATTCTCAGCCTGAGAGGGAAACTCCGCCACTGTTAACTCCACCTCCTCCGCCACCTCCACCCCCACTCATGAAAGCAATTTCAAGGGcgccaccaccaccaccgccaCCAAGAATTCTAGCCAAAAGAGACCCTTCTGAGCCACCTCCAAGACAAAGCCCAGGTGCTTTGGTTTCACCATTAAAACCCCCTACTGCACCAAGATTTCAAGTCCATAATAAGGGCAGAGCAGAGGCTTTAACACAAGGCAGCTCAACAACCAAAAGCGGAATCCACAAGAAGATGAAGCCACTGCACTGGGAGAAAGTCAATGCAGATGTTGATCATTCACTGGTTTGGAAAGAGATCAATGATGGTTCTTTAAG ATTTGATGATGAAGTCATCGAAGCTCTATTTGGTTACCATGCTGCAAACAACAATTTGCTTGAACCGAAGAACCTCCTGTCAAGCTCCGGAAGTTCAATTTCAACTCCACCTGCTCAGATTTTCATACTCGATCCTCGAAAGTCTCAGAACACAGCTATTGTGCTGAAATCTCTTGCAATTTCCAGCAAAGAAATTATCGATGCCCTGCTAGAGGGGTGTGGTCTCAGTGCAGATACCTTAGAGAAGCTAACAAAAATTTCTCCAACACCAGAAGACCAAGCCAAAATCCTCAAATTCAATGGAAATTCAACACAACTAGCTTATGCTGAATCTTTCTTGTATCAAATACTAACAAACGTTCCTACTGCATTTATCCGCTTCAATGCCATGCTTTTCCGATCCAATTATGATCCAGATATCTTACATCTGAAGGATTCGCTGCAGACACTTGAATATGGATGCAAGGAACTTAGAGCCGGAGGGGTATTCTATAAACTTCTTGAAGCCATACTGAAGGCTGGTAATCGTATGAATGCTGGCACTGAGAGAGGAAATGCACAAGGCTTTAACTTGAATGCTTTGCGAAAACTTTCCTACTTGAAGAGTTCTGATGGGGTTACCACTCTGCTTCACTTTGTGGTAGAGCAAGTTGCTCGAGCTGAGGGAAAACATGTTGCAATCAAAAGAGACCATGGATCTGAAAGCAGTAGCACTCGAGATTCTGAAGATAATGTTCAAGATTCATGCTGTCCAATAGACCTGGAAGATACATATAAAGATCATCTGATGTTAGGCTTACCAGTTTTAAGTGACCTCGGCAATAAATTCTCTAATGTGAAGAAAGCAGCTACTATAGACCCCGATACATTTATTAATGGTTGTTCAAGTCTCACGCTCCGGGTTGCTGAAATTAAGAAGGCAGTGACCCAATGTGGCAACTATGAAAAGGGTGATTTTGAAAAGGAAATGAAGGGGTTTATAGAGAAATGTGAAGAGGAGCTTAATGTAGTAAGGGAGGAAGAAACAAGAATTATGCATCTAGTGCTGAGAACAACAAAATTTTACCAAGCAGGAATTTCCAAGGATAAAGGGGCAAACCCACTCCAAATATTTATCTTCGTGAAAGAATTTCTTGACATGGTTGATCAAACATGTGTTGACATCATAAGAAAACAACGAAAGAAGAGCGTAAGGGCAGTGGAATCATCACCACCACTTTCACCATCGACATCAACCAGGGCAGCAGTAATGTTCCAAAGCTTGCAACAGGATTTTCAAGCTGAGAAGTCTGGCTCGACATCTTCTAGCGGATCAGAAGATGATTTCTAA